In Callospermophilus lateralis isolate mCalLat2 chromosome 4, mCalLat2.hap1, whole genome shotgun sequence, one genomic interval encodes:
- the Atxn7l3b gene encoding ataxin-7-like protein 3B gives MEEISLANLDTNKLEAIAQEIYVDLIEDSCLGFCFEVHRAVKCGYFYLEFAETGSVKDFGIQPVEDKGACRLPLCSLPGEPGNGPDQQLQRSPPEFQ, from the coding sequence ATGGAGGAAATTTCGTTGGCTAACCTGGATACTAACAAGCTAGAGGCCATCGCTCAGGAGATATATGTAGATCTGATAGAGGATTCTTGTTTGGGATTCTGCTTTGAGGTGCACCGGGCAGTCAAGTGTGGCTACTTCTACCTGGAGTTCGCAGAGACTGGTAGCGTGAAGGATTTTGGCATTCAGCCAGTGGAAGACAAAGGAGCATGCCGCCTCCCGCTTTGCTCCCTTCCTGGAGAACCTGGGAATGGGCCTGATCAGCAGCTGCAGCGCTCACCTCCGGAATTCCAGTAG